The following are from one region of the Magallana gigas chromosome 4, xbMagGiga1.1, whole genome shotgun sequence genome:
- the LOC105343336 gene encoding uncharacterized protein, which yields MAANSEITTAYVIMEGSRSWLCQLRNYFECFVENSSSETLLDMRGPYVVKTELILQIAERKVIQQDRALLTSNRKKEIKKYFVELKKLLIAAYVATISVSKNKFNKEEADTIDKMWLKLTDNLAGMDTAPKVEEVLRDSNHVKYNITRLKKKIEKKTQSKCRDYGDKRDSFVLKKKKSHLVRFVRYLAKNMRILE from the exons ATGGCCGCCAACAGTGAGATAACGACAGCCTATGTTATTATGGAGGGATCAAGGAGCTGGCTCTGTCAACTCAGAAATTACTTTGAGTGCTTTGTTGAAAATTCTAGTTCGGAAACTTTATTGGACATG AGAGGTCCATATGTAGTTAAAACAGAACTGATTCTTCAAATAGCAGAAAGAAAAGTAATTCAACAAGACAGAGCGCTATTGACTTCAAACAGAAAGAAggaaatcaagaaatattttg TGGAGCTGAAGAAACTCTTGATTGCAGCTTACGTAGCAACCATCTCTGTGTCcaaaaacaaattcaacaaaGAAGAGGCAGACACCATAGATAAAATGTGGCTGAAACTGACAGATAACCTGGCTGGGATGG ATACTGCACCAAAGGTTGAGGAAGTACTTCGTGATAGCAACCATGTAAAATATAAT ATAACAAGGCTTAAGAAGAAGATTGAAAAGAAAACACAATCCAAATGTAGAGATTACGGGGATAAGCGAGACAGTTTTGTCTTGAAGAAGAAGAAATCCCATCTCGTGCGCTTTGTGCGCTACCTGGCCAAAAACATGCGTATACTGGAGTAA
- the LOC117682704 gene encoding toll-like receptor 4, translated as MSNNFCTSVSDYFFQHLNSIVELYLNNNLLGFSLASDREGKIFRYLNTLRHLELKGNKIASLPTAVFVNLTNLKYLDLSNNLLTSIDFNISHLKSLTYLNLSSNQIQYLSDSTMDAFDQHSDQAPITLSFLNNPFLCECKTLKFLHWMDQKENSSKIHMNDFNEYTCKKEGTLIKFVDIQQHIKELEKECASYKTLIFLVTSCILLFLFILTTGLVYRYRWRLRYFYYMTKSRYHGYKSVRGEDEQTDFKYDAFVSYADEDLSFVQQMTSKLEGENGIRLCIHHRDFVPGYDIAENIITAINKSRKTIVILSPNFIQSDWCMYELHIAKMEEIYNRDNENVLFLICYEEIPAPKIPLSIMDVIHQKSYLEFPNDEYGNTVFWNKLHATLV; from the coding sequence ATGTCGAACAACTTTTGCACTTCTGTGTCAGATtacttttttcaacatttaaattcaattgtcgaattatatttgaacaataatttgttggGATTTAGTCTTGCTTCAGATAGAGAGGGGAAAATCTTCAGATATCTGAACACCCTGAGACATTTGGAACTGAAAGGAAACAAAATTGCAAGTCTACCGACAGCTGTTTTCGTAAATCTTACAAATCTTAAATATCTCGACTTGAGCAATAATCTGTTAACCTCTATTGATTTTAACATTAGTCATTTGAAATCGTTGACCTATTTGAATCTATCATCCAATCAAATCCAATATCTATCTGATTCAACAATGGATGCTTTCGATCAGCATTCGGATCAAGCACCTATAACGTTAAGCTTTTTGAACAATCCATTTCTGTGCGAATGCAAAACTCTCAAGTTTTTGCACTGGATGGATCAAAAAGAGAATTCTAGTAAAATTCACATGAACGATTTTAATGAATACACATGCAAAAAAGAAGGGACGCTCATAAAATTTGTTGACATTCAACAACATATCAAAGAACTGGAAAAGGAGTGTGCCTCTTACAAAACTCTGATATTTCTTGTGACATCCTGTATCCTCCTCTTCCTCTTCATTCTGACGACAGGATTGGTTTACAGGTACAGGTGGAGATTGcgatatttttactacatgACAAAAAGTCGATATCACGGATATAAGTCTGTCCGAGGTGAAGACGAGCAAACGGATTTCAAATATGATGCATTTGTTTCGTATGCCGATGAAGATTTAAGTTTTGTCCAGCAAATGACATCGAAGTTGGAGGGAGAGAACGGTATCCGTTTGTGTATCCATCACCGTGATTTTGTCCCTGGGTACGACATTGCTGAGAACATAATCACCGCCATCAACAAAAGCAGGAAAACGATTGTTATCTTATCACCAAATTTCATCCAATCCGATTGGTGTATGTATGAACTACATATTGCCAAAATGGAAGAGATATATAATAGGGACAATGAGAACGTCTTATTCCTGATTTGCTACGAGGAAATTCCTGCACCGAAGATTCCGCTTTCCATCATGGACGTCATTCATCAAAAGTCGTACCTAGAGTTTCCCAATGATGAGTATGGTAACACAGTGTTTTGGAATAAACTTCATGCAACTCTTGTATAG
- the LOC105347625 gene encoding homeobox protein Mix.1, whose translation MMRETDVHKRAGTKPRTKYSPEQLELLEGAFLDSQYPDTETLEDLAERLDVSTDKVSVWFQNRRSKFKRQSKDSHVAWMRKQLYNTDMRSSCRLSHKDGQQHVLSPPDRKVAENTLTAPNSNLHYMPYSRPENNMFIHGHKSPAPFSPVSCQFPFPACYGPMSASSSVWDQMDLQQRTRLLTQLMTEQAEQNQALSRPSCQNQTLSRPSCQYMDRQTQGMPQFPTSCSVPSLTLSGPSLTVPGGLGF comes from the exons ATG ATGCGGGAAACTGACGTTCACAAGAGAGCTGGCACGAAGCCAAGGACCAAGTACTCACCCGAACAG CTGGAGCTGCTAGAGGGCGCTTTCCTGGATTCCCAGTACCCAGATACAGAGACCCTGGAGGACCTGGCGGAGAGACTGGACGTCAGCACGGACAAAGTGTCG GTGTGGTTCCAGAACAGGCGCTCTAAGTTCAAGAGGCAGTCCAAGGACTCCCACGTGGCCTGGATGCGGAAGCAGCTATACAACACGGACATGCGCAGTTCCTGTCGACTCAGTCACAAGGACGGACAACAGCACGTACTGTCTCCCCCGGACCGCAAAGTCGCCGAAAACACCCTGACTGCTCCCAACTCTaa CTTACACTACATGCCGTACAGCCGCCCTGAGAACAACATGTTCATCCATGGACACAAATCCCCGGCCCCGTTCTCCCCCGTGTCCTGTCAGTTCCCTTTCCCGGCCTGCTACGGTCCTATGTCCGCCTCCAGCAGTGTCTGGGATCAGATGGACCTCCAGCAAAGAACACGCCTCCTGACACAGCTAATGACAGAGCAAGCGGAACAGAACCAAGCGCTCTCCAGACCCAGCTGTCAGAACCAAACGCTCTCAAGACCCAGCTGTCAGTACATGGATAGACAGACCCAGGGGATGCCACAGTTCCCGACATCCTGTAGTGTCCCCTCACTGACCCTTTCTGGACCCTCACTGACTGTGCCTGGTGGATTGGGATTTTGA
- the LOC105343282 gene encoding traB domain-containing protein: protein MFFGKSKAADQTVPQSINREPLPKNCEVLTTEWGSKVYVLGTNGFCRKCLLNVSKIIQQLRPSVVSLQCSSSKLDEIKLKEEDALKKLDFSPLSVNLWVFCMTVFGDGLVAAMLYKQMTLQSKETGLAPDADFRQAYNERKKIPDCRLHLADLPHEAVVYRTWGVPSLREKFTYARRLYQRQKKELKDPAEEHELELDKEHREQAMEREFDSLPAFKRVLIGDRDRYLAYSLKKAAEPTPTDKTPVVVGIVRNEHLEGIRANWNTVDLDVDKLTTVERKYVVYEALKYGAVMMFCTHLITRKIRNRKAWDLYFNVKKKR from the exons ATGTTTTTCGGGAAATCTAAG gcAGCTGACCAGACTGTTCCTCAGTCAATCAATCGAGAACCTTTACCAAAGAACTGTGAAGTGTTGACAACAGAGTGGGGGAGTAAGGTCTATGTATTGGGAACCAATGGATTCTGTAGAAAATGTCTTCTAAATGTATCCAAG ATTATACAACAACTGCGTCCAAGTGTAGTTTCTTTGCAATGCAGTTCTTCTAAATTAGATGAAATCAAACTTAAAGAAGAAGACGCCCTGAAGAAACTTGATTTTTCTCCATTGTCTGTGAACCTGTGGGTGTTCTGTATGACAGTTTTTGGG gaTGGACTTGTAGCAGCTATGCTGTATAAACAGATGACTCTACAGTCAAAGGAGACAGGACTAGCCCCTGATGCAGACTTTAGACAAGCTTATAATGAG AGGAAGAAGATTCCCGACTGCAGACTTCACCTGGCTGATTTACCACATGAAGCTGTTGTCTATAGAACCTGGGGAGTTCCCAGCCTCAGGGAGAAATTCACATACGCCAGGAGATTGTACCAGAGACAAAAGAAAGAACTGAAAGA TCCTGCAGAAGAGCATGAACTAGAATTGGATAAAGAACACAGAGAGCAGGCCATGGAGAGGGAGTTTGACTCCTTACCAGCGTTCAAGAGAGTACTGATCGGTGATAGGGATAGATATCTAGCTTACTCCCTGAAGAAGGCAGCAGAACCCACCCCCACAG acaAAACACCAGTGGTGGTTGGAATAGTAAGAAATGAACATTTGGAGGGAATCAGAGCCAACTGGAACACTGTAGATTTGGATGTTGACAAACTTACAAC GGTGGAGAGGAAATACGTGGTGTACGAAGCCTTGAAGTACGGTGCCGTGATGATGTTCTGCACTCACTTGATAACACGTAAAATTCGAAATAGGAAAGCGTGggatttatattttaatgtcaAGAAGAAGCGCTAG
- the LOC105343283 gene encoding titin translates to MGHFGNLVFLFCVISGVRTLVPVNKPGKCPVPTYYNAGGDCQQDSECAGSMKCCPHTLAGFACMEPDSSTDVAGGRPGDCPVIMDSKTGIGCERDMDCMEPQICCDYGQASICVYPTVVDTLPKYKEPVLKPGLDGLGHRLAATNRWLIQQLKSKARKIQIEPKKSNKLNPRIQKLLSKISPKKSEQHKIFQKLTNFINWFLSQKPKPLALTPKKIKNLEILRSTSAKPRDITTAPTVSKQPGGVPIVPSSKIANPKKVKKTLGKGLEVNNSPSSIPIPINVLPESLSTDSPTSVIPEIPVIGVTEAPILPPLSEPEAFPDISMLFPVPEILVPEPELPTFSGTTEPVLSSSSTLNFISTTTSSPVSQPSTKSPRPESDVADSSLPEGLSLPEFKPIWHIIDPMSKQKIPLGKLPIVDAVSPAERMYENEYGPPEEPSDASQTSFDNHFVSYLQKTMVPPESNSIYPLNSLLYPEVEVFKPEKQGSCPANLMYRQCETNCTTDDDCPGVDKCCDMGCGNVCVTPKEKKIY, encoded by the exons ATGGGACACTTTGGAAATTTGGTCTTTCTCTTCTGTGTGATATCAG GGGTAAGGACACTAGTTCCAGTGAACAAACCCGGGAAATGCCCTGTACCTACATATTATAACGCCGGAGGAGACTGTCAGCAAGATTCTGAGTGCGCAGGCTCAATGAAGTGCTGCCCCCACACCCTGGCGGGCTTCGCGTGCATGGAGCCGGACTCGTCGACGGATGTCGCTGGCGGTCGTCCGGGAGACTGCCCCGTCATCATGGACTCCAAGACAGGGATTGGGTGTGAGAGAGACATGGACTGCATGGAGCCCCAGATTTGCTGTGACTATGGACAGGCTTCGATATGTGTTTACCCCACCGTGGTAGATACCCTCCCAAAGTACAAGGAACCGGTTCTGAAGCCCGGATTAGATGGTTTAGGACATCGACTGGCAGCCACTAATCGTTGGTTGATACAGCAGTTGAAATCAAAGGCGAGGAAGATTCAAATAGAAcccaaaaaatcaaacaaacttAACCCTAGAATCCAGAAGCTTTTGTCAAAAATATCACCAAAGAAGTCTGAGCAGCATAAGATCTTTCAGAAACTTACGAATTTTATCAACTGGTTTCTATCCCAAAAGCCCAAACCTTTGGCCTTGACAccaaaaaagattaaaaatctaGAAATCCTGAGAAGCACGTCAGCCAAGCCTCGCGACATTACAACAGCCCCGACAGTGTCTAAGCAACCTGGTGGGGTCCCCATTGTTCCTTCATCTAAAATAGCCAATCCAAAGAAGGTGAAAAAGACACTAGGAAAAGGTCTTGAAGTCAACAATAGCCCCAGTTCTATACCTATTCCAATAAATGTGCTTCCAGAATCTTTAAGCACAGATAGCCCAACATCAGTTATTCCGGAAATTCCAGTTATAGGCGTAACGGAGGCACCAATTTTACCTCCATTAAGCGAACCTGAAGCTTTTCCGGATATAAGCATGCTCTTCCCGGTACCAGAAATCCTTGTCCCGGAACCGGAACTACCTACATTTTCCGGCACGACAGAACCAGTATTAAGTAGTTCGTCGACGTTAAACTTCATTAGTACCACCACTTCGTCCCCCGTGAGTCAACCTTCTACTAAATCCCCCCGTCCAGAGAGCGACGTGGCTGACTCAAGTCTACCAGAGGGCCTCTCCCTGCCCGAGTTTAAACCAATCTGGCACATTATTGATCCAATGTCCAAACAAAAAATACCACTAGGGAAACTTCCTATTGTTGACGCTGTTTCTCCGGCAGAGAGAATGTACGAAAACGAGTACGGTCCACCAGAAGAGCCTAGTGACGCTTCACAGACGTCGTTCGACAATCACTTCGTAAGCTACCTCCAAAAAACAATGGTACCCCCAGAGTCCAACAGTATCTACCCATTGAACTCTTTGTTATACCCGGAAGTGGAAGTGTTCAAACCGGAAAAGCAGGGTTCATGTCCGGCGAACCTGATGTACCGCCAGTGTGAAACAAATTGCACGACCGACGATGACTGTCCAGGGGTGGACAAGTGCTGTGACATGGGGTGTGGGAATGTGTGTGTAACCCCGAAAGAGAAGAAAATCTATTAA